Part of the Candidatus Zixiibacteriota bacterium genome, AGTAGTGATTACCGATACGCTCGGAACCGCGGTCGATTCGGTCAGCACCTATTTCTATTCCCGAGCTCTCGATTCCGTTGATGCCGGAAGGGAAAACATCAGACTCTTTAACAAATTGAGCATGATGCTGCCGGCCGGGGTTTACAGGGGAAAACTATCTGTAATTGATGTCTCCAGCAAGAGGGAAGGCGCTTTCCTCTATGACCGCATCGAGATTCCCTCGGTTATCTATGACCGCCTGTCTTTGAGCAGTCTGGAGCTGGCGTCACGCATCGAAACGGTTGATGATTCTGTCGGAAGATACAACAACCGCCTGGTCAAAAACGGCTATGAGATTATTCCCAATCCGATGGGAATCTACTCTGAAGACGATAGCGTTATTTTTGTCTATGCGGAGCTGTACAACCTCGCCTATGATACACTGTCCGAGCAGACCTTTAAAATTTCTTATCGGGCCTTTCGCTCTGACGGTTCCTTGATGCAGGATTTTGGAGAAATCATTAAAGAAAAACCGGGGGCAACCTCAGTAATCGCCAATGCCCTGAGCATCGAAAACTGGCCTGCCGGTCGTTATCTTTTAAGCCTGACGGCTACTGACCCATCCACTAACGGGGTGGCTACGGCTTACAGCCGCTTCATGATTTTTCCCCAAAGCGGCGTTTTGCCGGAAGCTGTCAAGTACACCATGAAATCCCCACTGGACACGGCTTCACTGGAGATGAAATCCAATCTGGTGCGGTATCTCTTCTCGGCCCAGGAACTGGCGGTTTTTAATGGCCTTAATGACTCCGGGAAGGTGCGTTATATCAATCAGTATTTCAAGGATAAGGACCCCACGCCCGGCACGGAACAGAACGAGTATCTTGACGATGCCCTGCGGAGATTTAATTACGCCAATCAGAATTTCTCTCTGCGACCGGAAGGGTTGGATGGATGGCGAACCGACCGGGGCAGGGTTCTAATGCAGTACGGACAGTGGGACGATCGCGAGGAAATAGTAGCGCCGGCGTATAGCCATCCCTGGGAAAGATGGTACTATCATTCCATTCGAGGCGGGGCGCTTTTTATCTTTGAGGATGCCACCGGTTATGGCGATTACAAGTTGGTGCATTCGACCGCGCCGGGAGAACTCTTCGACAGCGATTGGGACGCCAAAATTAAAGAGCAGAATCTGGAAATCTATTAATTCCGTCTGTAATATTATCGAAATAAAAAAACCCGGATTCTATTGAATCCGGGTTTTTGGCAATTTAGGGGAGACTCTTAATGCCCCTGTCCGGCTGTCTTTCCGGGGGGAGTAGTCGATGTCTGCGGGGCTCCCGGAATCCGGATAGTCCGTTTGACCGGAACCGTGAATCGAGTCTTAGCATTATCATTAAGTTCGATTGTAATCGATTTCTCGAATTCCTTCGGGATATATTCTTTCTGTAGCGCAAATTTCCCTTTGGCTGTCTCGCCCGCTTTAATCTTCTTAGGCAAGGTTACCTTGAACATATTCGCCGGCATATCAATTAAGGCAAGCTCCAGGTCAAGGTCGGAGACATTCTGAATAGTAAAATCCATTGAGCTGCGCTCTTTTTCTCCAAACTGAGAGATATCGAACTTATACGGCTTAATGATTATCGGATAGGTAGAATCGGGATTGGTCACAACGTCGCATAATATCTGAACGCTCTTGAGTTCCGGACCCTCATTGGTGCTGATGGTCGGTCTCTTCGACTGACGTTTGGTATAATGTCCCGTGGAAAATATTATCTCAAGTTGTGTGCTGTCACCGACAGCAAGCTCCTGTTTCGAAAGCGGAGCCTGTGTGCAT contains:
- a CDS encoding GWxTD domain-containing protein, whose protein sequence is MKRFSILLIVLSCACVAAPLWGQSAEGGRLSIQAGIYLFGSPETGPEIYIEFPFSAGRNQFTFLPYDSGSSDLRAAVFAEVVITDTLGTAVDSVSTYFYSRALDSVDAGRENIRLFNKLSMMLPAGVYRGKLSVIDVSSKREGAFLYDRIEIPSVIYDRLSLSSLELASRIETVDDSVGRYNNRLVKNGYEIIPNPMGIYSEDDSVIFVYAELYNLAYDTLSEQTFKISYRAFRSDGSLMQDFGEIIKEKPGATSVIANALSIENWPAGRYLLSLTATDPSTNGVATAYSRFMIFPQSGVLPEAVKYTMKSPLDTASLEMKSNLVRYLFSAQELAVFNGLNDSGKVRYINQYFKDKDPTPGTEQNEYLDDALRRFNYANQNFSLRPEGLDGWRTDRGRVLMQYGQWDDREEIVAPAYSHPWERWYYHSIRGGALFIFEDATGYGDYKLVHSTAPGELFDSDWDAKIKEQNLEIY